The following proteins are co-located in the Podarcis raffonei isolate rPodRaf1 chromosome 5, rPodRaf1.pri, whole genome shotgun sequence genome:
- the LOC128413408 gene encoding class A basic helix-loop-helix protein 15-like has product MKELRSQQQPLGWAGFETASPLRLPASWHKEGREGVRAPAQQQANSSQPALAVWTVPDQQLLDRSGCRDHVRATLSAARRLDWAPAAAHKKALGAWRRLGEPPGGAWIRQRRRLAANARERRRMLVLNVAFDRLRSVVPALRGERKLSKAETLQMAKIYISMLSELVQEVGAGAPGREAASQAPTTPPGSD; this is encoded by the coding sequence ATGAAAGAGCTCCGCTCCCAACAGCAGCCCCTAGGGTGGGCCGGTTTTGAAACCGCCAGTCCGTTGAGACTCCCTGCCTCTTGGCAcaaagaggggagggaaggagtaAGGGCGCCGGCTCAGCAGCAAGCGAACTCTTCGCAGCCGGCACTTGCTGTCTGGACTGTACCCGATCAGCAGCTCCTCGATAGATCCGGCTGCCGCGATCACGTCAGGGCAACGTTGAGCGCCGCCCGCCGCCTGGACTGGGCGCCCGCGGCGGCGCACAAGAAAGCGCTAGGCGCTTGGAGACGCCTTGGCGAGCCTCCCGGCGGGGCGTGGATCCGGCAGCGGCGGCGCTTGGCCGCCAACGCCCGCGAAAGGAGGCGCATGCTGGTGCTCAACGTGGCCTTCGACCGTCTGCGGAGCGTCGTGCCCGCGCTGCGAGGCGAGCGGAAGCTCTCCAAGGCGGAGACCTTGCAGATGGCCAAGATCTACATCTCCATGCTGAGCGAGCTGGTGCAGGAGGTCGGCGCCGGCGCGCCGGGGAGAGAAGCGGCAAGCCAGGCTCCTACGACGCCACCCGGAAGCGACTGA